The Desulfobacterales bacterium sequence TCCCGCTGGTAGCTGTTTTCCGGGGCCGCCTTGGGGGCGTTGACCGGAATGAGATGATAGTTGGGTCCGAGACGGTGAATATGGGTGTCGTGATAGGAGAAGAGGCGGCCCTGCAGCATTTTATCCGGGGATGCCGCAATGCCGGGTACGAAATTGCCGGGACAAAAGGCCGCCTGCTCCACTTCGGCAAAATAATTGACCGCGTTGCGGTTCAGCACCAGTTTGCCGATCTTGATGGGTTTTACTTCGGCATGGGGCCAGACCTTGGTGATGTCCAGGATATCCCACTTGAAATCCTTGGCCTGTTCAGGGGTAAGGATCTGCATTTCAAGGGTCCAGGAAGGATATTCCTTGCGCGCAATGGCTTCATAAAGGTCCCGGGTGGCATGGTCGGGGTCCGAGCTGCAAAGCTTTCCGGCTTCCTCGCGGGTCAGGTTTTTGATTCCCTGGTCGGTCTTGAAATGATACTGCACCCAGAAATACTCGCCCTTGGCGTTATACCATTTAAAGGTATGGCTGCTGTAGCCGTTCAGGTGGCGGTAGCTGGCGGGTGTGCCCCGGTCGGAAAAAAGAATGGTGACCTGGTGGATCGATTCGGGCGTCAGGGACAGAAAGTCCCAGAACATGTTGGGGTCCGGCAGGTTGGTGGCCGGGTTGCGTTTCTGGGTGTGGATGAAGTCGGGAAACTTTAAGGGGTCGCGGATAAAAAAGACCGGGGTATTGTTGCCGACCAAATCATAATTGCCTTCTTCGGTATAAAACTTCAGGGCAAAGCCGCGCGGGTCCCGGGCAGCGTCGGGCGATCCTTTTTCGCCGCCCACGGTTGAAAAGCGCAGAAAAACGTCCGTGCGCTTGCCGACTTTGGACAGAAACTTGGCCTTGGTGTATGGGGTGACATCCGCCGTGACTTCAAAGTAGCCGTAGGCGCCGGCGCCTTTGGCATGCACCACCCGCTCGGGGATGCGCTCGCGGTCGAAATGGGCGAGCTTTTCCAGCAGATGCACATCCTGCATCAATACCGGCCCGCGTTCGCCGGCCGTGACACTGTTCAGGTCGTCGGCGACCGGGGCGCCGAATGCCGTGGTTAGTCGTTTTTTAGCCATGCTGACCTCCTTTGTTTGTTATGGGTTTTAGAAAGAGTTGATAACGCCTTGTAAAAACATATTTACAGAGAAGAATGATTAAGTAAGATCTGCTATTAAATAATATT is a genomic window containing:
- a CDS encoding catalase, whose amino-acid sequence is MAKKRLTTAFGAPVADDLNSVTAGERGPVLMQDVHLLEKLAHFDRERIPERVVHAKGAGAYGYFEVTADVTPYTKAKFLSKVGKRTDVFLRFSTVGGEKGSPDAARDPRGFALKFYTEEGNYDLVGNNTPVFFIRDPLKFPDFIHTQKRNPATNLPDPNMFWDFLSLTPESIHQVTILFSDRGTPASYRHLNGYSSHTFKWYNAKGEYFWVQYHFKTDQGIKNLTREEAGKLCSSDPDHATRDLYEAIARKEYPSWTLEMQILTPEQAKDFKWDILDITKVWPHAEVKPIKIGKLVLNRNAVNYFAEVEQAAFCPGNFVPGIAASPDKMLQGRLFSYHDTHIHRLGPNYHLIPVNAPKAAPENSYQRDAFMRTDNNGGGGPNYWPNSFDGPGPDAKAAEPAFDLSGKAGRHPFKHPNDDFVQAGNLYRKVMTETDRKNLVGNIVGHLGNAKKRLQMRQTAIFFKADIDYGTRIAKGLGLDIKEVKRLAGLSQDERAKATAEGSYK